The Mycobacterium sp. EPa45 genomic interval AGGATGCCGCCGCGATGCAGCTGCTCGGTGAATTGCGCCAAGCCATCGATTCCGTCGAGCTCACGTTGGCTTACCAGCCCAAGTTCAACCTGATCACCGGCCAGATGGTCGGTGTCGAAGCCTTGATCCGCTGGCCGCACCACCGGCGCGGTCTGCTCAGTCCCGACGATTTCCTGCCCTTGGTTCGACACCACGGTCTGATGCGGCCGGTTACCGATCTGGTGATCGACACCGCACTCGACGCCGCGCAGAGGTGGCATCAGGCGGCAGTGCAGTTGCCTGTGGCGGTGAACATGTCGGCACCGCTGCTGGCCGACCCGCACCTGCCCGCCCGCATCCGTCGATCCTTGGCCGACCGCAGCCTGCCGGCGAGCGCGCTGACCGTCGAGATCACCGAGGACCTGGTGCTCGGCAACATGGAGGGCACCCGTGATGTCCTGAACCAATTGCGCCGCAATGGTATTCGTATCGCCATAGATGACTTCGGCACCGGCTACTCCACCTTGTCCTATCTGTGCGAACTGCCTGTCGACGAGGTCAAGCTGGACCGACGGCTCGTCGTGCAGATCATGGACGACATCCGAGTGGCGACCGTGGTCCGCGCGTTGATCGCGCTCGCGCACGAACTGGGCTTGATCGTCGTGGCCGAGGGAGTCGAGGACGCCGAAATCGCAGCATGCCTCATCGAATTCGGCTGCGATGTGGTGCAGGGCTTCTACTTCAGCGTTCCGTTGTCCGCCGACGAGGTGCTGCGGCTGGCTGCCGGTCCCGACGCCGCCTCGCCGGGCGAGAGCCCTGTGACGCTGGGAACACACCCTGCTCGATCCAGGCTTGATTTGGGATGATGGAAGGGCGATAACCGCTTGGGCGAGGAGGTTGCGATGACGCCGACTCACAATCCGCCGAGCGCGCCTGTGCTGTTGTACGACGGGGTGTGCGGTGTGTGCAACAGCGCAGTGCGCACCATTCTTCGATACGACGATCACGGAACCCTACGGTTCGCCGCTTTGGACAGCGATTTCGCCCGCGAGACGATCTCGCGGCATCCCGAGATAGCGGGTCTCGATACCGCCGTGTTCGTACGCGACCCGGGGCAACCCAGCGAGAGGGTGTATCTGCGGTCTGCAGCGCTGCTGCGGATCGCGGAGTACCTGGGGGGCTGGTGGCGATTGGCCTTGGCGGCATACGTGATCCCGGCGGCAGCGCGCGATTGGCTCTACGGTCGGTTTGCCGCCGTGCGGTATCGCGTCGGGGGCCGATACGACACCTGTCCCATACCGCCAGCTGATGTGCGGACACGCTTCCTCGACACCACCTACGGCTGAGCCGAGCACGCGATTGGGCCTCGGCGCGCAATCAATCGACCCCCTCGTCGATCGTCGATCAGCCTTCGCTAGCGTCACGTGAACATACGAACGGAGGTTCACATGGCCGGGCGCATACCGATGGTCGATTACCTGGTGCTCGACGACGGTGAACCGCACCTCGTGGCACATGAATGCACGACCTGCGGTGCTCGGTTCTTCGACCGGCGCAATGCGTGTGCGAAATGTTTCGCCACCGATTTCACTCTCGTCCCCGTCGCCAACGAAGGCACGGTGCGCGCGTTCACCATCGTCACCTTCGCCGCGCCGGGCGTGCCTGTCCCCTTCGTCGCAGCCGTCGTCGACTGTGACGGCACTCAGGTGCGCGCCAACCTCGTCAACGTCGAGCCCGACCCGGAACACATCCATGACGGGATGAACGTGCGCCTGAGCACCTACTCGCTCGGCGGCGACACGAACGGAACCGAGGCCGTCGGGTTCGGCTTCGAGCCCGTCGCCTGACTCCCCACCACTGAACCGCTGCAAGGAGATGTCATGAGTGCCAGCGACGAGATCTGGATCCTCGGTATTCGGATGACGAAATTCGGTAAGCACACCGATAAGGACACCGTTGACCTGGCCGCCGAGGCCGCAATGGCGGCGCTGCAAGACGCCGGCGTGAGCATGGCCGACATCGGCGTGTTGGCCGCAGGCAATCTCATGAACGCCAGCGCCGGAATCGGCCAGCAGCTGCAGAAGCAGATCGGCCAGACCGGGATCCCGGTGTACAACGTGGCCAACGCCTGCGCCACCGGAGCCACCGCACTGCGCACGGCGATCATGGCCGTCAAGGCCGGTGAGGTGCGCTACGGCATGGCTGTTGGAGTGGAAAAGCTCTCTGGTGCAGGACTTCTCGGCGCTGGCGGCCGGAAAAAGGACGATTCCGGCGTGTGGGAGCCGTCGGGCCGGTTCGGCGCCGTCGCGCCGATCGACGGGCGCATCGGCACCGAGGCCATGCCCGGGGTGTTCGCGCAGATCGGCACCGAGTACGGCCACAAGTACGGCGGCACAAGCTTCGAATTGTTCGCCAAGATCAGCGAAAAGAACCACGCGCATTCGACGTTGAATCCGCTGGCTGCCTACCAGAAGCGATTCACACTCGAGCAGATCATGAACGACGTGATGATCGCCTACCCCAACACTCGGCCGATGTGTTCCGCCAACTGCGACGGTGCGGCGGCGGCAATCGTGTGCAACGGCGAAACACTCAAAACGCTGTCGGCCGAACAACGTCGGCGGGCGGTCAAGGTGTCGGCATCTGTGCTGACCACAGACCCTTACGAAGAGGGCTGCCAGGTCCTGCCGAATGTGAACACCTTGACGCGCAACGCCGCCGCCACCGCCTACGAGCAGGCCGGCATCGGACCGAAGGATCTAGACCTGGTCGAATTGCATGACTGCTTCGCCACCGCAGAGTTGGTCCACTACGACAACCTGATGCTGTGCGACGAAGGCGGTGCCGCCGACTTCTTCAATTCGGGTGCCACCTGGCGTGACGGTGCGACGCCCGTCAATGTCTCCGGCGGTCTGGAGTCCAAGGGCCACCCGATCGCCGCGACCGGCATCGCCAACATCTGGGAAATCTGTCATCACCTGCGCGGTGAGGCCGGTGACCGGCAGATCGAAAATGCCAAGGTAGGCCTGGCCCACGTCATCGGCCTCGGCTCAGCCTGCGGCGTGCACATCCTCGAGAAGTCAGCGGCCTGAATCTGGTTGAGGCGCTGCTGAGTCCGCGCCGCGAAACTCTCACCCCGTAGTCGACGGCACGGCGATATCGGTGAGCGCTGTTGCGCGCCCGAACAGGTGGCCCTGCGCGAGTCCGCATCCGGCCATGAAGATGGTCTCCGCCTGGTCCGCGGTTTCGATACCTTCGGCAATCACGTTGAGGTTCAAGGCCTGACACAGTCCGATGACCGACCGGTAGAGGGTGAGATTGCGCCTAGGGTCGACGCCCAGAGCGAGGCCGCGGTCCAATTTCACGATCTGCACCGGCAACTCATGCAGGTAGGTCAGCGAGTTGTAACCAGCGCCGAAGTCGTCCAAAGCCACCCTGATCCCAAGGTCGTTCAAGCGCCGGATCGCGCCCGCTCCCTCGGCCAGGTCGACGATCGGAACCGTCTCGGTGATCTCCAGGACCAGCCGGGCCGCGGGTAAACCATGCCGGGCAAGTGTGCGGGTGATGACACCTTCGAACTCCGGGTTGCCGAGTCGGGCCGCTCCGATGTTGACATGGACGTCCAAGTCCAGATTCGCTGCTTGAATCTCCGCACAGGCTTGGTCGAGCACCAACGCATCCAATTGGGCGCCCATGCCGTTGGCCTCCGCCAGGGCGACGAAGGTTTGCGGGGGGATCTGCATTCCGCTCGGTGTCGTCCACCTCGCGAGCGCCTCCACCGCCACCGGAGTGCCCTGTGGGAGAGCGACGACTGGCTGATACTTCAGCCGGAATCCTTGCGGAATACCACCTTTCGCCTGCCGCAGTGCCGTCGGAAAGTCCTCCGAGACACTGAAGGCCGGCCGGTAGACCACCGCGGTGTCCTTGCCCAGTCGCTTGCCCGTGTACATCGAGATGTCGGCCTGCCGGAGCAAGTCGTCCGATGTCGGGGCAAGCCCGTGGTGTCCGGGGCTGACCAGGCCCATGCTCGCCCGCACCCGGATTGACGTCCCGTGCACCGAGAACGGACTCCGCAGCGCGACCCGTAACTGGTCGGCGATGATCTCGGGCGCTCCGACCTCACCGGCGATGAGGATGGCGAACTCGTCTCCCCCGATGCGCGCCAGCGTGTCGGCACGCCCGAGGCAGCTGCGAAGGCGGACGCTGATCGCACGCAACAGTTCGTCGCCGGCCGCATGCCCGAATCGGTCATTGACGTCTTTGAAGTCGTCGATGTCGACGAAGATCAACACGAAGGGCCCATCGCGGATCGCGTCGTCGAGCCGCTGAGCCAGAAGCAACCGGTTGGGCAGATTGGTCAACGCGTCGTGGTGTGCCTGATGAGCCAGACGGCGCTTGGCGTCGACCAGCTGTTGGGTCAGCATCCGCTGTACACGCATCGCCACCAGGTAGCGGGTCGCGACAAGCAACGCCAACGCGAGGTAGGTGCTCGCGAAGAACACGTCGATCCCCCGCCCGACGAGTACCTGAAACGTGAGCAGGGCCGTGCTGCCCATGAAGCCCACATAGGGCAGGGTCAGCTGCGCCCAGTTGGTGGGCAATTCGTTCTCGGGGCGGGGCCGCGGCGGCAGATCGAGCAGACTCCACGCGATCAACAGTGGCGCGAGGATGAAACCGGTGCCGATCCACAGATTCAGGCTCGCCACCTCGACGCTTCGGAGGTAGGCCAGTAGTCGATCGGACGAGACGAGGGTGATCACCGCGGCCGCGAGCAGCATGTAGTTCGCTCGCCCCAGGCGATACGGCGGGTACCACATCGCGACGAGGACAGCGACCATGACCACGACGAGTTCCACCGTCGCGATTCCGAATACGACTGCCGTGTTGGTCGATCGCGGCAACGCGGCGCTGTCCGCAGCACCTGGCCGGGCGAGGTAGATGAACTGAGAGAACGCCAGTGCGCTCACCAGTCCGTCGAGCACGGTGGTGAAAACTCGTGGCCACGCCAGCGCTCGGCCGGGCACGTAATAGTCCCGGCCGGCGCGGATCAGCAGGACCATCGCCGCACAGAAGAAGAACGCGCCGACGAAGTAGCTGACCACGCTCAGCCAGGGCGCAGTCGCGTGTCGGTCGGCGTCGCCCGTCAGTTGCCACAGGAGCTCGGCTCCCAGAAAGATGGCCACGGCCGTCACTAGCGCAATGCGCCACCACCGCGACAGGCCGGTCACGTGCGGTACGACGACCAGCCCGACGACCACTGCGGTAATACAGACGACCGTTTCCAGCGCGAATTGGACCCGTAGCGCCGTCGGCACCCCCCACAGGCCGAGCGCGTTGAACGCTGCCGCCGCAACGACGGCGGCAGTTAGCCCGCAACGCAGGCGGCGACTCCCAAGCGACAACGCGCCCCCTCCACCCTGCGACGCTGACCCCCAATATCGTGGCAGAATAGCGCGACGGCTGGACCGTTATCGGCCAACTGAGTACGCCCGGCGCTCAACCGGCAAACCGGTCAGGCGGCCCGTATGTATCGCTTCCCGAACGGGTACTTCAACGTTGATGAGGTTGATTCGGCATGAGTAACGGGCGCCCAAAAGTTCTTATCGTCGGTGGCGGCTTCGGCGGCCTGTTCTGTGCCCGCAGGCTCGGGCGGGTCGACGTCGACGTGACGCTGCTGGACCGCGCGGCCTGTCACGTGTTCCAGCCGTTGCTCTACCAATGCGCTACAGGGACGTTGAGCATCGGTCAGATCAGCCGGTCGCTGCGCGAGGAACTAGCGCACCACCGCAACGTCACGACGCTACTCGGTGAAGCGATCCGACTCGACGCCGATGCACGCCGGGTCACGGCTCGTCGGCCCGACGAATCGATGTTCGAACTCGACTACGACTACTTGGTGCTCGCCGCCGGCATGCGCCAGTCCTATTTCGGCAAGGAGGAGTTCGCTGCCTGGGCGCCCGGCATGAAGACCCTCGACGATGCGCTGAGCATTCGTCGCAGAGTCTTCGCCGCGTTCGAGATCGCCGAGACCTTGCCGCCGGGCCCCGCGCGCGATGAGTGGCTCACCTTCGCTGTCGCCGGCGCCGGTCCTACCGGCGTGGAATTGGCCGGTCAGATAAGGGAACTCGCTACCCGTGCGCTGGCCAATGAGTTCCACAGCATCGAGCCGGAGGAAGCCCGGGTGCTGCTGTTCGACGGCGGCGATCGAGTGCTCAAGACATTCGCCCCCGCCCTCACCGACCGCGCCACCCGCGAGCTCGAAAAGTTGGGTGTGGAAATGCATTTCG includes:
- a CDS encoding NAD(P)/FAD-dependent oxidoreductase; translated protein: MSNGRPKVLIVGGGFGGLFCARRLGRVDVDVTLLDRAACHVFQPLLYQCATGTLSIGQISRSLREELAHHRNVTTLLGEAIRLDADARRVTARRPDESMFELDYDYLVLAAGMRQSYFGKEEFAAWAPGMKTLDDALSIRRRVFAAFEIAETLPPGPARDEWLTFAVAGAGPTGVELAGQIRELATRALANEFHSIEPEEARVLLFDGGDRVLKTFAPALTDRATRELEKLGVEMHFGVHVTDVRRDGVTVSSKGGGPDRDYATRTVLWTAGVEAVPFARHAAEVMGAKTDKSGRISVDADLSVPGLPEVFVIGDLAGRDGLPGVAENAMQGGLHVAACIKRDLGRSARKNYRYRDLGSAAYISRGHALLQAGPIKLSGIIGWLGWGFIHIAFLTGVRNRFSTVATWMASIARANRSDRTFILGGSGHPEEPYTWESPVHQGHQEQRKNSGGD
- a CDS encoding Zn-ribbon domain-containing OB-fold protein, with the translated sequence MAGRIPMVDYLVLDDGEPHLVAHECTTCGARFFDRRNACAKCFATDFTLVPVANEGTVRAFTIVTFAAPGVPVPFVAAVVDCDGTQVRANLVNVEPDPEHIHDGMNVRLSTYSLGGDTNGTEAVGFGFEPVA
- a CDS encoding bifunctional diguanylate cyclase/phosphodiesterase, yielding MSLGSRRLRCGLTAAVVAAAAFNALGLWGVPTALRVQFALETVVCITAVVVGLVVVPHVTGLSRWWRIALVTAVAIFLGAELLWQLTGDADRHATAPWLSVVSYFVGAFFFCAAMVLLIRAGRDYYVPGRALAWPRVFTTVLDGLVSALAFSQFIYLARPGAADSAALPRSTNTAVVFGIATVELVVVMVAVLVAMWYPPYRLGRANYMLLAAAVITLVSSDRLLAYLRSVEVASLNLWIGTGFILAPLLIAWSLLDLPPRPRPENELPTNWAQLTLPYVGFMGSTALLTFQVLVGRGIDVFFASTYLALALLVATRYLVAMRVQRMLTQQLVDAKRRLAHQAHHDALTNLPNRLLLAQRLDDAIRDGPFVLIFVDIDDFKDVNDRFGHAAGDELLRAISVRLRSCLGRADTLARIGGDEFAILIAGEVGAPEIIADQLRVALRSPFSVHGTSIRVRASMGLVSPGHHGLAPTSDDLLRQADISMYTGKRLGKDTAVVYRPAFSVSEDFPTALRQAKGGIPQGFRLKYQPVVALPQGTPVAVEALARWTTPSGMQIPPQTFVALAEANGMGAQLDALVLDQACAEIQAANLDLDVHVNIGAARLGNPEFEGVITRTLARHGLPAARLVLEITETVPIVDLAEGAGAIRRLNDLGIRVALDDFGAGYNSLTYLHELPVQIVKLDRGLALGVDPRRNLTLYRSVIGLCQALNLNVIAEGIETADQAETIFMAGCGLAQGHLFGRATALTDIAVPSTTG
- a CDS encoding thiol-disulfide oxidoreductase DCC family protein, translating into MTPTHNPPSAPVLLYDGVCGVCNSAVRTILRYDDHGTLRFAALDSDFARETISRHPEIAGLDTAVFVRDPGQPSERVYLRSAALLRIAEYLGGWWRLALAAYVIPAAARDWLYGRFAAVRYRVGGRYDTCPIPPADVRTRFLDTTYG
- a CDS encoding thiolase family protein, translating into MSASDEIWILGIRMTKFGKHTDKDTVDLAAEAAMAALQDAGVSMADIGVLAAGNLMNASAGIGQQLQKQIGQTGIPVYNVANACATGATALRTAIMAVKAGEVRYGMAVGVEKLSGAGLLGAGGRKKDDSGVWEPSGRFGAVAPIDGRIGTEAMPGVFAQIGTEYGHKYGGTSFELFAKISEKNHAHSTLNPLAAYQKRFTLEQIMNDVMIAYPNTRPMCSANCDGAAAAIVCNGETLKTLSAEQRRRAVKVSASVLTTDPYEEGCQVLPNVNTLTRNAAATAYEQAGIGPKDLDLVELHDCFATAELVHYDNLMLCDEGGAADFFNSGATWRDGATPVNVSGGLESKGHPIAATGIANIWEICHHLRGEAGDRQIENAKVGLAHVIGLGSACGVHILEKSAA